The following are from one region of the Methanohalobium evestigatum Z-7303 genome:
- a CDS encoding recombinase family protein — protein sequence MSRLGRTFLETLNLVNWLEKRGVQVISLSPGESWSTVQDKSFRQFLISIFSWVAENERNVLRERVKVGIQEAKQNGKQIGRPTKEPDKKTVMKYRKKGLTWAEISRIMQIPTSTMYKYKEKWEQEDRLNRVKNAGDDENEIS from the coding sequence ATATCCAGGTTAGGTAGAACATTCCTAGAAACTCTTAACCTGGTGAATTGGTTAGAAAAAAGAGGGGTACAAGTCATATCTCTATCTCCTGGTGAATCCTGGAGTACAGTACAGGATAAGTCATTTAGACAATTCTTAATCTCTATTTTTTCATGGGTCGCAGAAAATGAGAGAAACGTATTAAGAGAAAGGGTAAAAGTAGGTATACAGGAAGCTAAACAGAATGGTAAACAGATAGGCAGACCGACCAAAGAACCAGATAAAAAAACTGTGATGAAATACAGAAAAAAAGGTCTTACTTGGGCTGAAATTAGTAGAATTATGCAGATACCCACATCTACTATGTATAAATATAAAGAAAAATGGGAACAGGAAGATAGACTTAACAGAGTTAAAAATGCAGGAGATGATGAAAATGAAATTAGCTGA
- a CDS encoding DMT family transporter, translated as MGDVEALKKQEQRKRINSGYMWALICAVFWGLWYIPGEIIWNINPFNEMLSEVSHMMSSSGSMVVVAAEVSALNALFAVLSLIIWNGCLLRLNELGRTIKNFNLCSKWLLAGSVLGGPVAIFGSFMAMAFIGSAFAAVASLLYPVVGSVAAFLWYGEKITRRASIGIFIIIVGSISIFGGKFIHDIHSAGGLQWLGYLGGLMAASGWGLEGAIAGIGLEFSESDTGLTARFIFELLFWWLIIIPIFAIAGFPMYEYATAVFQPVPLMVLAFTGLASGFCYVTWYKSFPLIGVGRGQGVANLYGLISIILLLLFVGSTPGWTVFIGGLLCVAGAVVMFTEEPLEIETLRNQNTEGLKMEDDF; from the coding sequence ATGGGTGATGTTGAAGCTCTGAAAAAACAGGAGCAAAGGAAAAGAATAAACAGTGGATATATGTGGGCTCTTATATGTGCAGTTTTCTGGGGATTGTGGTATATTCCGGGAGAGATTATATGGAATATCAATCCTTTCAATGAAATGCTTTCTGAAGTTTCACATATGATGAGCAGTAGTGGTTCGATGGTTGTAGTTGCTGCAGAAGTATCGGCTTTAAATGCATTGTTTGCAGTACTATCGCTTATTATCTGGAATGGTTGTCTGCTGAGATTGAATGAACTCGGAAGAACCATTAAAAACTTTAACTTATGTTCCAAATGGCTTCTGGCAGGATCTGTTTTGGGAGGACCTGTTGCAATTTTTGGCTCATTTATGGCAATGGCATTTATTGGAAGTGCTTTTGCAGCAGTCGCAAGTCTTCTATATCCTGTTGTCGGCTCTGTAGCAGCATTTTTATGGTACGGTGAAAAAATAACCAGACGTGCCAGTATTGGTATATTCATAATCATAGTGGGAAGTATATCCATATTTGGAGGTAAATTTATACACGACATTCATAGTGCTGGAGGACTACAATGGCTTGGATATCTGGGAGGTTTAATGGCTGCATCTGGATGGGGACTTGAAGGTGCTATTGCAGGGATAGGACTGGAGTTTTCAGAATCTGACACCGGTCTAACTGCAAGATTTATATTTGAATTGCTGTTTTGGTGGCTCATCATTATACCAATATTTGCAATAGCAGGATTCCCGATGTATGAATATGCAACAGCAGTATTCCAACCGGTTCCATTGATGGTTCTGGCATTTACAGGACTTGCATCAGGTTTTTGTTATGTCACATGGTACAAATCTTTTCCACTTATCGGTGTTGGACGCGGACAGGGTGTGGCGAACTTGTACGGTTTGATATCTATAATATTATTGTTACTGTTTGTGGGTTCAACACCAGGATGGACGGTATTTATCGGAGGATTGTTATGTGTTGCAGGTGCTGTTGTGATGTTTACAGAGGAGCCCCTTGAAATCGAAACACTAAGAAACCAAAACACAGAAGGTTTAAAAATGGAGGATGACTTTTAA
- a CDS encoding IS630 family transposase (programmed frameshift) has translation MKQRRKDQIDIEHHVTLDQLNTLIKTETNARMLRRLYFCKFRYLGDSVSEAADKVGITKMTGYYWQDRWNKGGYEALVPMVSKGREHKLTQQQFDELKDILKERSLWTTNEVRQLVIQKYGVEYSLKQIRIIMIQFGMKHSKPYTYDYRKPENADEILKKLEDILTLLNTETDEPYVIGFMDESSPQTRANTQRLWSFDKPVIYKNTDYIKANAFAFYSINGNNLIEFKDSSKSDDVCEFLEEISRINHGRPIVLIMDNARAHHALKTTMKAKQLGIILVFLPPYSPDLNPVEFIWKSIKREISVRFVQSKQHMRSIIKTVFMKIGNSLSFAKAWMKKFDVQIRSIIH, from the exons ACGAAGAAAAGACCAGATAGATATTGAGCATCATGTGACACTTGACCAGCTCAACACTCTAATAAAAACCGAGACTAATGCCAGGATGTTGAGACGGCTATATTTCTGCAAATTCAGGTATCTTGGAGACTCTGTCAGCGAAGCTGCTGACAAAGTTGGTATCACTAAAATGACCGGGTATTACTGGCAGGATAGATGGAATAAAGGTGGTTATGAGGCACTAGTTCCTATGGTAAGCAAGGGCAGAGAACACAAACTCACACAACAACAGTTTGATGAACTCAAGGATATACTTAAAGAGAGGAGCCTGTGGACTACTAATGAAGTCAGGCAGCTCGTTATACAAAAGTACGGGGTTGAATATTCTCTCAAACAGATAAGAATCATAATGATACAGTTTGGCATGAAACATTCCAAACCATATACTTACGACTACAGAAAACCTGAAAATGCTGATGAGATTTTAAAAAAA CTCGAAGACATACTTACTCTCTTAAACACTGAGACCGATGAACCCTATGTAATAGGGTTCATGGATGAATCGTCTCCACAGACCAGAGCCAATACACAGAGACTCTGGTCGTTTGATAAACCCGTGATTTACAAGAACACGGATTACATAAAAGCAAATGCTTTTGCATTTTATTCCATAAACGGTAACAACCTGATCGAATTCAAAGATTCATCAAAATCTGATGATGTCTGTGAATTCCTCGAGGAAATATCAAGAATCAATCATGGTAGACCTATCGTGTTGATTATGGATAATGCCAGAGCACATCATGCACTGAAAACGACCATGAAAGCGAAACAACTGGGTATTATACTGGTGTTCCTGCCTCCGTATTCGCCTGATTTAAACCCCGTTGAGTTCATATGGAAATCTATTAAAAGAGAAATATCTGTAAGGTTTGTTCAATCAAAACAGCATATGAGGTCAATCATAAAAACAGTGTTCATGAAGATCGGAAATTCACTGTCATTTGCTAAAGCTTGGATGAAAAAATTCGATGTACAAATCAGAAGTATAATTCATTGA